The Thomasclavelia ramosa DSM 1402 genome includes a region encoding these proteins:
- a CDS encoding bifunctional 2-keto-4-hydroxyglutarate aldolase/2-keto-3-deoxy-6-phosphogluconate aldolase translates to MKKQGVVAVIRGTSYEEGHQTATACIKGNLKAIEIAYTNNNADMIIKQLSGDYQNNNTVLIGAGTVLDAPTAKNAIMAGAKYIVSPAFNQETAIICNRYGIPYIPGCMTIKEIITAMEYGCEIIKLFPGSAFGPNYINAIKGPLPYVSLMVTGGVNLNNAAEWFNAGIDAIGIGGELNKLAAKGQFETIKEIAQKYVNTKTRK, encoded by the coding sequence ATTAAAAAACAAGGTGTAGTTGCAGTAATTAGAGGAACAAGTTATGAAGAAGGTCACCAAACAGCCACCGCTTGTATTAAAGGAAATTTAAAAGCTATTGAGATTGCTTATACTAACAATAATGCTGACATGATTATTAAACAATTATCAGGTGATTATCAAAATAATAATACTGTTTTAATTGGTGCTGGAACTGTTTTAGATGCACCAACTGCAAAAAACGCTATTATGGCTGGAGCTAAATATATAGTATCACCAGCTTTTAATCAAGAAACTGCTATAATTTGTAATCGCTATGGTATTCCTTATATTCCTGGCTGTATGACCATTAAAGAAATCATTACTGCTATGGAATATGGCTGTGAAATTATCAAATTATTTCCAGGAAGTGCTTTTGGTCCTAACTATATTAACGCAATCAAAGGGCCCTTACCGTATGTTTCCTTAATGGTAACTGGTGGTGTTAACCTAAATAATGCAGCTGAGTGGTTTAATGCTGGTATTGATGCTATTGGCATTGGAGGAGAGTTAAACAAACTGGCAGCTAAAGGTCAATTTGAAACAATCAAAGAAATTGCACAAAAATATGTAAATACTAAAACTAGAAAATAA
- a CDS encoding SOS response-associated peptidase, whose product MCGRYFLELKALMELEERIDYTFERDLLIAKDYYPSNIVPIIIDRDNKLELKKAKWGFSTFDNKLIINARSETLLEKPFFKKEVITHRCLIPASGFYEWDGHKHKFTFENEKRSLLLMTGIYRNVNGQTEVTIVTTKANKSMCEIHDRMPLILEEHLNHDWLENRHIEALLRTVPQSLTITSGFLQSSLF is encoded by the coding sequence ATGTGTGGCAGATATTTTTTAGAATTAAAAGCCTTGATGGAATTGGAAGAAAGAATTGACTATACATTTGAACGTGATTTATTAATTGCTAAAGATTATTATCCAAGTAATATTGTACCAATCATTATTGATCGAGATAATAAATTAGAATTAAAAAAGGCAAAATGGGGCTTTAGTACTTTTGATAATAAATTAATTATTAATGCGCGAAGTGAAACTTTATTGGAAAAACCATTCTTTAAAAAAGAAGTGATTACTCATCGTTGCCTTATTCCAGCTAGTGGCTTCTATGAATGGGACGGTCATAAACATAAGTTCACTTTTGAAAACGAAAAACGATCGTTATTGTTAATGACAGGAATTTATCGAAATGTTAACGGGCAAACAGAAGTGACTATTGTTACAACAAAAGCAAATAAAAGTATGTGTGAGATTCATGATCGAATGCCATTGATTTTAGAGGAGCATTTAAATCATGACTGGTTAGAAAATCGTCATATTGAAGCACTTTTAAGGACAGTACCACAGTCTTTGACGATTACTTCAGGTTTTTTGCAAAGTAGTTTATTTTAG
- a CDS encoding RNA polymerase sigma factor, translating into MEKERYEEVVYQYSDMVTRIAVMNVKNYDDAKDCYQNVFMKLYCYNKKFESEEHLKAWLIRVTINECKDYQKQFWKREIDIDKLILGQEDQRLIILPIVMNMPSKYRNVLYLYYYEGYSTNEIASILKENHNTIKSRLIRGRKLLKKKLGDDFYE; encoded by the coding sequence ATGGAAAAAGAAAGATATGAAGAAGTTGTATATCAGTATAGTGACATGGTTACTAGAATTGCTGTTATGAATGTTAAAAATTATGATGATGCTAAGGATTGCTATCAAAATGTATTTATGAAATTATACTGTTACAACAAGAAATTTGAAAGTGAGGAACATTTAAAAGCTTGGTTGATTAGGGTAACTATCAATGAATGTAAAGATTATCAAAAACAATTTTGGAAAAGGGAAATTGATATTGATAAGTTGATTTTAGGTCAAGAAGATCAGCGTTTAATTATTCTACCAATTGTAATGAATATGCCAAGTAAATATCGTAATGTTTTATACTTGTATTATTATGAAGGATATTCAACTAATGAAATTGCATCTATTTTAAAAGAAAATCACAATACGATAAAATCACGATTAATTAGGGGAAGAAAATTGTTAAAGAAAAAGTTGGGAGATGATTTTTATGAATAA
- a CDS encoding glycine betaine ABC transporter substrate-binding protein → MLRDMLSLLQEKGDFFLKLLIEHMQISLIAIIIATVIGLILGVIISEYKKSSKTILGIINFMYTIPSISLLGFLIPFSGIGNSTAIIALSVYALLPMVRNTYTGIINIDDNIIEAATGMGSTRWQILYKIKLPLALPVIMSGFRNMVTMTIALAGIASFIGAGGLGVAIYRGITTNNTAMTLTGSLLIAILALITDIVLGFIEKLFTIRKATLKSKRKYGLVVIVTTCAVLIISMISGNLNQTVTLNIATKPMTEQYIIGAMLKEMIEQDTDIEVKITQGVGGGTSNIQPGMVSGEFDLYPEYTSTGWNTVLKHEGFYNETMYEQLVKEYQEKYQFTWTGLLGFSDAYGLAVRKEIAEQYNLKTYSDLAGISNQLVFGAEYDFYEIPEGYDALCQKYNFTFKNTMDLDIGLKYQAINEGKVDVMDVFTTDGQLSTANVVVLEDDQQFFSTSMGALVVRNEILEQYPELNNVFDKLTGILNETKMAQLNYLVETKGQDAEDVAHEFLVSINLVK, encoded by the coding sequence ATGTTAAGAGATATGCTATCTTTATTACAAGAAAAAGGGGATTTCTTTTTAAAATTATTAATTGAACATATGCAGATATCGCTAATTGCAATTATTATTGCGACTGTTATAGGCTTGATTTTAGGAGTAATAATCAGTGAATATAAAAAAAGTTCTAAAACAATTTTAGGAATTATTAATTTTATGTATACGATTCCCTCTATTTCACTATTAGGTTTTTTAATTCCTTTTTCTGGAATTGGTAATAGTACCGCAATCATTGCATTAAGTGTTTATGCATTATTACCAATGGTGAGAAATACATATACTGGAATTATTAATATTGATGATAATATTATTGAAGCTGCAACGGGGATGGGATCAACACGTTGGCAAATTTTATACAAAATCAAGTTACCGTTGGCACTTCCAGTAATTATGTCTGGTTTTAGAAATATGGTAACTATGACAATAGCATTAGCAGGGATTGCTTCTTTTATTGGTGCCGGTGGTTTAGGGGTAGCGATATATCGAGGAATTACTACCAATAACACGGCAATGACTTTGACAGGTAGTTTATTGATTGCAATACTTGCATTAATTACAGATATAGTATTAGGCTTTATTGAAAAGTTATTTACCATTCGAAAAGCTACTTTAAAATCTAAAAGAAAGTATGGCTTAGTAGTAATTGTGACAACTTGTGCAGTCTTGATCATATCAATGATTTCAGGCAATCTTAATCAAACAGTAACTTTAAATATTGCTACTAAGCCTATGACGGAGCAATATATTATTGGAGCAATGTTGAAAGAAATGATTGAACAAGATACGGATATTGAAGTTAAGATTACTCAGGGAGTAGGAGGAGGAACTTCAAATATTCAACCAGGAATGGTTAGCGGTGAGTTTGATTTATATCCTGAGTATACGAGTACGGGTTGGAATACAGTTTTAAAACATGAAGGTTTTTATAATGAAACAATGTATGAACAGCTAGTTAAAGAATATCAAGAAAAATATCAATTTACCTGGACAGGGCTGTTAGGGTTTAGTGATGCATATGGTTTAGCAGTAAGAAAAGAGATTGCTGAGCAGTATAATTTAAAAACTTATTCAGATTTAGCAGGAATATCTAATCAATTAGTTTTTGGAGCTGAATATGATTTTTATGAAATTCCTGAGGGTTATGATGCACTATGCCAAAAATATAATTTTACTTTTAAGAATACTATGGATTTAGACATTGGTTTAAAATATCAGGCAATAAATGAAGGTAAGGTTGATGTCATGGATGTCTTTACAACCGATGGTCAACTATCAACAGCAAATGTTGTTGTCCTTGAAGATGATCAACAATTCTTTTCAACTTCGATGGGGGCCTTAGTTGTGCGCAATGAAATTCTTGAACAATATCCAGAATTAAATAATGTTTTTGATAAACTTACTGGTATTCTCAATGAAACAAAAATGGCACAATTGAACTATTTGGTTGAAACAAAAGGACAAGATGCTGAAGATGTGGCTCACGAATTTTTAGTTAGCATTAATTTAGTGAAATAG
- a CDS encoding HAD-IA family hydrolase — protein sequence MNKKYILFDLDGTLTDPMKGITKSVRYALNYYGIEVNDLNDLLPFIGPPLRDSFQEFYGFDALKAEEAVVKYREYFSTKGIFDNKVYPGIEVCLQTLKDQGKVLLVATSKPEKFAKEIIEHFGLAKYFDFVGGSEFNGREKKAEVIDYVLTANMIDKDEAIMVGDRKHDVIGAHENDLPCIGVLYGYGTKEELMACNSDYLVADINALQELLG from the coding sequence ATGAATAAAAAATATATTTTGTTTGATTTAGATGGAACCTTAACTGATCCGATGAAGGGGATTACTAAATCAGTACGTTATGCTTTAAATTATTATGGAATCGAAGTTAATGACTTAAATGATTTGTTACCTTTTATTGGACCACCTTTAAGAGATTCTTTTCAAGAATTTTATGGTTTTGATGCTTTAAAAGCCGAAGAGGCAGTAGTTAAATATCGCGAATATTTTTCAACCAAGGGAATTTTTGATAATAAAGTATATCCGGGAATTGAAGTGTGTTTGCAAACTTTGAAAGATCAGGGAAAAGTATTGTTAGTTGCTACTTCAAAGCCAGAAAAATTTGCTAAAGAAATTATAGAACATTTTGGTTTAGCTAAGTATTTTGATTTTGTTGGCGGTAGTGAGTTTAATGGACGAGAAAAAAAGGCTGAAGTAATTGATTATGTTTTAACAGCAAATATGATTGATAAAGATGAAGCGATTATGGTTGGGGATCGAAAGCATGATGTGATTGGAGCCCATGAAAATGATTTACCTTGTATCGGAGTGTTGTATGGTTATGGGACAAAAGAAGAATTGATGGCTTGTAATAGTGATTATTTAGTTGCGGACATTAATGCATTGCAAGAATTACTTGGATAA
- a CDS encoding exosporium glycoprotein BclB-related protein produces MKDCNYNGCIWCPCCRCRPPIIIRCPTGPTGATGATGPTGVTGATGPTGVTGVIGPTGATGATGPTGVTGVIGPTGATGATGPTGPTGATGEDGATGATGPTGSTGATGEDGATGPTGPTGVTGATGPTGLTGATGEDGATGPTGPTGSTGPTGATGEDGATGATGPTGPTGATGEDGATGATGPTGATGATGPTGPTGATGEDGATGATGPTGPTGATGEDGATGATGPTGPTGATGEDGATGATGPTGLTGATGEDGATGPTGPTGATGEDGATGATGPTGATGATGPTGPTGATGEDGATGATGPTGPTGATGEDGATGPTGPTGATGATGPTGPTGATGEDGATGPTGPTGSTGATGSTGPTGTNGANGDRGPTGPTGITGATGATGATGSTGPTGSTGAAGASAIIPFASGLPVSLTTIAGGLVGTPAFIGFGSSAPGISIIGNTIDLTNPSGTLTNFAFTMPRDGVITSIDVFFSTTAALSLVGSTITIEAKLYESIAPNNTMTVVPGTTVTLTPSLTGVISIGTISKGILTGLNINVPAGTRLMLVLTARASGLSLVNTVAGYVSAGVAID; encoded by the coding sequence ATGAAAGACTGTAATTATAATGGTTGTATATGGTGTCCATGTTGCCGATGCAGGCCACCAATTATTATTAGATGTCCAACCGGACCGACCGGAGCAACAGGAGCGACAGGGCCAACCGGAGTAACAGGAGCGACAGGACCAACCGGAGTAACAGGCGTGATAGGACCGACTGGAGCAACAGGAGCGACAGGACCAACCGGAGTAACAGGCGTGATAGGACCGACCGGAGCAACAGGAGCGACAGGACCAACCGGACCGACCGGAGCAACGGGAGAAGACGGAGCAACAGGAGCGACAGGACCAACAGGATCAACCGGAGCAACAGGAGAAGACGGAGCAACAGGACCAACAGGACCAACCGGAGTAACAGGAGCGACAGGGCCAACCGGACTGACTGGAGCAACGGGAGAAGACGGAGCAACAGGACCAACCGGACCGACTGGATCAACAGGACCAACCGGAGCAACGGGAGAAGACGGAGCAACAGGAGCGACAGGACCAACCGGACCGACCGGAGCAACGGGAGAAGACGGAGCGACAGGAGCGACAGGACCGACCGGAGCAACAGGAGCGACAGGGCCAACCGGACCGACCGGAGCAACGGGAGAAGACGGAGCAACAGGAGCGACAGGACCAACTGGACCGACCGGAGCAACGGGAGAAGACGGAGCAACAGGAGCGACAGGACCAACTGGACCGACCGGAGCAACGGGAGAAGACGGAGCAACAGGAGCGACAGGGCCAACCGGACTGACTGGAGCAACGGGAGAAGACGGAGCAACAGGACCAACCGGACCGACCGGAGCAACGGGAGAAGACGGAGCAACAGGAGCAACAGGACCGACAGGAGCAACAGGAGCGACAGGGCCAACCGGACCGACCGGAGCAACGGGAGAAGACGGAGCAACAGGAGCGACAGGACCAACTGGACCGACCGGAGCAACGGGGGAAGACGGAGCAACAGGACCGACAGGACCGACTGGAGCAACGGGAGCGACAGGACCAACCGGACCAACCGGAGCAACGGGAGAAGATGGAGCAACAGGGCCAACCGGACCGACTGGATCAACAGGAGCGACAGGGTCAACCGGACCGACTGGTACAAATGGTGCAAACGGAGATAGAGGACCGACAGGACCAACTGGGATAACAGGAGCAACCGGAGCAACCGGAGCAACAGGGTCAACCGGACCGACTGGATCAACAGGAGCAGCTGGAGCTTCAGCAATAATACCATTTGCATCTGGTTTACCTGTATCTTTAACAACTATTGCTGGTGGTTTAGTAGGTACCCCTGCATTTATAGGGTTTGGTAGCTCAGCACCAGGAATATCAATCATTGGTAATACAATTGATTTAACCAATCCATCTGGCACGTTAACAAACTTTGCTTTTACAATGCCAAGAGATGGAGTCATCACTTCAATCGATGTATTCTTTTCAACAACAGCAGCATTATCATTAGTGGGAAGTACAATTACGATTGAAGCAAAATTATATGAATCAATTGCTCCAAACAACACTATGACTGTAGTGCCTGGAACAACTGTAACATTAACGCCTTCACTAACAGGTGTAATTTCTATAGGAACGATTTCTAAGGGAATATTAACTGGCTTAAATATTAATGTTCCGGCGGGAACAAGATTAATGCTTGTTTTAACTGCACGGGCATCTGGATTGAGTTTAGTCAACACTGTTGCAGGTTATGTAAGCGCAGGTGTAGCAATAGACTAG
- a CDS encoding ABC transporter ATP-binding protein — MDTAIEFKHVKKVYGEKVIIDDFNLKITPGEFLTVVGSSGCGKTTILKMINGLIIPDEGQVLVHDQCTQAVDLIELRRGIGYAIQGSVLFPHMTVAQNIAYVPNLLNKNDKKRTYEALSKWMKIVGLDEELIHRYPSELSGGQQQRVGIARALAASPDILLMDEPFGAVDEITRSTLQDEILRIHHQENITIIFVTHDINEALKLGSRVMVMDQGKVVQLASPREILEHPKTEFVRRLVQRKDDFLQ, encoded by the coding sequence ATGGATACAGCTATTGAATTTAAACATGTAAAAAAGGTTTATGGTGAAAAAGTAATTATTGATGATTTTAATCTAAAAATTACACCTGGTGAGTTTTTAACTGTAGTTGGTAGTTCAGGGTGTGGAAAAACCACTATTCTAAAAATGATCAATGGTTTAATAATTCCTGATGAAGGACAAGTTCTTGTACATGATCAATGTACACAGGCAGTTGATTTAATTGAATTAAGAAGAGGAATTGGTTATGCAATTCAAGGAAGTGTCTTATTTCCGCACATGACAGTAGCTCAAAATATTGCTTATGTGCCTAACTTATTAAATAAAAATGATAAAAAAAGAACTTATGAAGCACTATCAAAATGGATGAAAATAGTAGGGTTAGATGAAGAGTTAATTCATCGATATCCTAGTGAATTAAGTGGTGGGCAGCAGCAACGAGTAGGGATTGCTAGAGCACTAGCTGCTTCCCCAGATATTCTTTTAATGGATGAACCATTTGGTGCTGTTGATGAAATCACACGGTCTACTTTACAAGATGAGATTTTAAGAATTCATCATCAAGAAAATATCACGATTATTTTTGTAACACATGATATTAATGAAGCTTTGAAATTAGGTAGTCGGGTTATGGTAATGGATCAAGGTAAAGTCGTACAATTAGCATCACCAAGAGAAATTTTAGAACATCCTAAAACAGAATTTGTTAGAAGATTAGTTCAGCGTAAAGACGATTTTCTTCAATAA
- a CDS encoding arginase family protein codes for MDFTGIYELESFYKHKNINWIDCLDIKGTRGYCSEEAKAKIIKRIGDYLPAGIHFIDSGNFHYVSEFWIRKINYDFILIVFDHHSDMIKPMFGDILSCGSWILNALKNNQYLKQIILIGIAQEQVDLIDPKYRERVIYLCDNNLGDLKVWKIIDELLKQYPVYFSIDKDVLSEQVVTTDWQQGQMRLIEFKLILADLIKRGDVIGIDICGECCNEVAMLSEIKNDDSLNAQILEFLKCELVK; via the coding sequence ATGGATTTTACTGGTATTTATGAGTTAGAAAGTTTTTATAAGCATAAAAATATTAATTGGATTGATTGTTTAGATATTAAGGGGACACGTGGTTATTGCAGTGAGGAGGCAAAAGCGAAGATCATTAAAAGAATAGGTGATTATCTGCCTGCAGGAATACATTTTATTGATTCAGGTAATTTTCATTATGTAAGTGAATTTTGGATAAGGAAGATAAATTATGATTTTATTTTAATAGTCTTTGATCATCATAGTGATATGATTAAACCGATGTTTGGGGATATTTTAAGCTGTGGATCATGGATCTTAAATGCTTTAAAAAATAATCAATATTTAAAACAGATCATTTTGATTGGAATTGCACAAGAACAAGTTGATTTAATCGATCCTAAGTATAGGGAGCGCGTTATTTATTTGTGTGATAATAATCTTGGTGATTTAAAAGTTTGGAAGATAATTGATGAACTTTTGAAACAATATCCTGTTTATTTTTCAATTGATAAAGATGTTTTAAGTGAACAAGTAGTCACGACTGATTGGCAGCAGGGGCAGATGCGGTTAATTGAATTTAAATTAATTTTAGCAGATTTAATTAAACGTGGCGATGTTATTGGGATTGATATATGTGGTGAATGTTGTAATGAAGTTGCCATGTTAAGTGAGATAAAAAATGATGATTCATTAAATGCGCAAATCTTAGAGTTTTTAAAATGTGAATTGGTAAAATAG
- a CDS encoding APC family permease has translation MNNNNNDVTKKYGLFTAITMIVGICIGSGIFFKSDNVLIATNGSIALGVLSFILAAISIIFGCLTIGELASRTDKVGGLISYAEMFLTRKVACAMGWFQTFVYYPTITSVVAWVIGVYINILFNLQASLEFEILIGYIFLLLCFVYNILLPKFGAFIQNSTTLIKLLPLFILGILGIIFGDPINGLANTSINTLSGTGWISALGPIAYSFDGWIVTTSISHELKDAKKNMPKALMLGPLIVLSIYVLYFIGISCYVTPEVVMTLGDRHVSLAAQNLFGPAFSKMIIIFIVISVIGTVNGLVIGYIRMPYSLSLRKNMFPFSKHLRKIDKRFQMPLNSAICSLIICTIWMFVHYLCTKYNLLYNSDVSEGAIGISYIFYTLLYIRVFKMYLDKEIKSKFKGLVCPILATIGSLIILSGGIQNKLFIFYIIFCILLFLYSLYYYQKNNH, from the coding sequence ATGAATAACAATAATAATGATGTAACAAAAAAATATGGATTATTTACAGCCATTACAATGATTGTTGGAATTTGTATTGGCTCGGGTATATTCTTTAAAAGTGATAATGTTTTAATTGCTACAAACGGCAGTATTGCACTAGGCGTGCTATCATTTATCTTAGCCGCAATTTCAATCATTTTTGGTTGTCTTACAATCGGTGAATTAGCATCTCGCACTGATAAAGTTGGAGGGCTAATCTCATATGCTGAAATGTTTTTAACTCGTAAAGTTGCATGTGCTATGGGCTGGTTTCAAACCTTTGTTTACTATCCTACAATTACTTCTGTTGTAGCTTGGGTCATTGGAGTTTATATAAACATATTATTTAATTTACAAGCCAGTTTAGAATTTGAAATTTTAATTGGTTATATCTTTTTACTACTTTGTTTTGTTTACAATATTCTTTTACCAAAATTTGGTGCTTTTATCCAAAATAGTACAACCCTAATAAAACTGCTCCCCTTATTTATTTTAGGAATATTGGGAATTATTTTTGGTGATCCTATTAATGGTTTAGCAAATACTAGTATCAATACACTAAGTGGTACTGGGTGGATTTCTGCCCTTGGTCCCATTGCCTATTCATTTGATGGCTGGATCGTAACAACTTCTATATCTCATGAACTAAAAGATGCTAAGAAAAATATGCCTAAAGCATTAATGCTAGGCCCATTAATCGTTTTAAGTATCTATGTTTTATACTTTATTGGTATCTCATGTTATGTTACACCTGAAGTAGTTATGACTTTGGGAGATCGTCATGTCAGTTTGGCAGCACAAAATTTATTTGGTCCAGCCTTTAGTAAAATGATTATCATTTTTATAGTTATTTCGGTTATTGGAACTGTTAATGGTTTAGTCATTGGCTATATTCGCATGCCATATTCATTATCTTTACGTAAAAATATGTTTCCCTTTTCTAAACATTTGCGTAAAATCGATAAACGTTTTCAAATGCCCTTAAATTCAGCTATCTGTAGCTTGATTATTTGTACGATTTGGATGTTCGTCCATTATTTATGTACTAAATACAACCTATTATATAATAGTGATGTATCTGAGGGAGCTATCGGAATATCCTATATCTTCTATACTTTATTATATATAAGGGTATTTAAAATGTATCTTGATAAGGAAATTAAGAGTAAATTTAAAGGTTTAGTTTGCCCGATTTTAGCAACTATCGGCTCATTGATTATCCTATCTGGAGGTATTCAAAATAAACTATTTATTTTCTATATTATATTTTGTATTTTACTTTTTCTATACTCATTATATTACTATCAAAAAAATAATCACTAA
- a CDS encoding DNA-3-methyladenine glycosylase I, with amino-acid sequence MMMVKRCSWVDEKSEIYKNYHDHEWGVPVYDDEKLYEMFLLETFQAGLSWITILKKREAFRVAFDNFDVIKIANYDDKKVMELLANEKIIRSKRKIGAAINNAKIFISIQTEFGSFSDYLWGFSNHQIIKNKDNNFKTTTKLSDDISMDLKKRGMSFVGSITIYSYLQAIGIVDDHELECFCYKH; translated from the coding sequence ATGATGATGGTAAAAAGGTGTTCATGGGTAGATGAAAAGTCAGAAATTTATAAAAATTATCATGATCATGAATGGGGTGTACCGGTTTATGATGATGAAAAATTATATGAGATGTTCTTATTAGAAACATTTCAAGCAGGATTATCATGGATAACTATTTTAAAAAAACGAGAAGCTTTTAGAGTGGCATTTGATAATTTCGATGTAATTAAAATAGCTAACTATGATGATAAAAAAGTAATGGAGTTATTAGCAAATGAAAAAATAATAAGAAGTAAACGAAAAATTGGTGCAGCAATTAATAATGCTAAAATTTTTATAAGTATTCAAACTGAATTTGGTAGTTTTTCTGACTATCTTTGGGGTTTTAGTAACCATCAAATTATTAAAAATAAGGATAATAATTTTAAAACAACAACGAAGTTATCTGATGATATTTCGATGGATTTAAAAAAAAGAGGAATGAGTTTTGTAGGCTCAATAACTATTTATTCATATTTACAAGCAATAGGTATTGTTGATGATCATGAATTAGAATGTTTTTGTTATAAGCATTAA
- a CDS encoding 4Fe-4S binding protein, whose protein sequence is MKVNDYLNELRKIKDVAMATVDSDGYPQIRIIDVMAVENNNLYFLTARGKNFYQELLDKNFVSLVALTKDYASIRLKGKVKKVSNQKEWLEKIFIDNPSMNEVYPGDSRNILEVFCIFDGEIEIFDLSKVPIERSQYDLCDNRIFNKGYLISNRCIACDRCKRECPQQCIKSGSKYKIMQDHCLHCGLCYENCPVRAIEKAG, encoded by the coding sequence ATGAAAGTTAATGATTATTTAAATGAACTTAGAAAAATAAAAGATGTAGCAATGGCAACTGTAGACAGTGACGGCTATCCACAAATTAGAATCATCGATGTAATGGCTGTGGAAAATAATAATTTGTATTTTTTGACTGCTCGGGGGAAAAACTTTTATCAAGAATTACTTGATAAAAATTTCGTTTCATTAGTTGCGCTAACAAAAGATTATGCATCGATTCGTTTAAAAGGAAAAGTTAAAAAAGTCAGTAATCAAAAAGAATGGTTAGAAAAAATATTTATTGATAATCCGAGTATGAATGAGGTTTATCCAGGTGATAGTCGTAATATTTTAGAAGTATTTTGTATTTTTGATGGTGAAATTGAAATATTTGATTTATCAAAAGTACCAATTGAACGTTCACAATATGATCTTTGTGATAATCGAATTTTTAATAAAGGATATCTGATTAGTAATAGGTGTATTGCTTGTGATCGCTGTAAGCGTGAATGCCCACAACAATGTATTAAAAGTGGAAGCAAGTATAAAATAATGCAAGATCATTGTTTACATTGTGGTTTATGTTATGAAAACTGTCCGGTGCGGGCAATTGAGAAAGCAGGTTAG
- a CDS encoding recombinase family protein, with product MTNIYGYARVSSKDQNEARQIIALSQFPVKKENIYIDKFSGKDFDRPKYSELIKILKEQDILVIKEIDRLGRNYEEILEQWRVITKEIKADIVVLDMPLLDTRTRKENLTGTFIADLVLQILSYVAETERQSIKQRQREGIEAAKKRGVKFGRPCIPVPEEFYDLKEKWLNKKITSREAATTINVSQDTFLRWVHLK from the coding sequence ATGACAAATATTTATGGTTATGCAAGAGTTTCTTCAAAAGACCAAAATGAAGCAAGGCAAATTATTGCTTTATCACAATTTCCAGTAAAAAAGGAAAATATTTATATTGATAAGTTTAGCGGTAAGGATTTTGATAGACCCAAGTACAGTGAATTAATTAAAATATTGAAAGAGCAAGATATTTTAGTGATTAAAGAGATTGACCGTCTAGGTAGAAACTACGAAGAAATCTTAGAGCAATGGCGAGTCATTACAAAAGAAATAAAAGCAGATATCGTTGTTTTAGATATGCCACTACTAGATACTAGAACAAGAAAAGAAAATCTTACAGGGACATTTATTGCAGATCTAGTACTTCAAATTCTTTCATATGTAGCCGAAACCGAGCGACAAAGTATCAAGCAAAGACAGCGTGAAGGAATCGAGGCTGCTAAAAAAAGAGGTGTAAAATTTGGTAGACCGTGCATTCCTGTTCCAGAAGAGTTTTATGATTTAAAGGAAAAATGGTTAAATAAAAAAATCACCTCAAGGGAAGCAGCCACTACTATTAATGTTTCTCAAGATACATTTTTAAGATGGGTTCATTTGAAGTGA